From the Serratia nematodiphila DZ0503SBS1 genome, one window contains:
- a CDS encoding NAD(P)H-quinone oxidoreductase, with the protein MSTNAALPGTMKAIEISQPGAPDVLVVTERPVPAPQAGQLLVKIAAAGVNRPDVLQRQGNYAPPPGASDIPGLEIAGEVVAIGEGVTHFALGDRVCALIAGGGYAEYCTVHESNALPVPAGLSLTEAAALPETFFTVWVNVFQRGHLKAGETVLIHGGTSGIGTVATMLAKAFCAQVITTVGSEEKRQASLALGADVAINYRSEDFVARTKDATNGKGADVIVDLIAGDYVAKNYQAAAMEGRIVQIGTQNGVVKELNLMPLLLKRLTHTGSTLRSRSVADKAQIAADLREKVWPLLERGVLKPQIFKTFPLEQAAAAHTLMESSEHIGKIMLTF; encoded by the coding sequence ATGTCAACAAATGCAGCGCTGCCCGGCACGATGAAAGCGATTGAAATCAGCCAACCGGGCGCTCCCGACGTTCTGGTCGTTACCGAACGCCCGGTGCCCGCTCCGCAAGCGGGCCAACTTCTGGTGAAAATCGCCGCCGCCGGCGTTAACCGCCCCGACGTACTGCAGCGCCAGGGGAACTATGCGCCACCGCCCGGCGCCTCGGATATCCCCGGCCTGGAAATTGCCGGCGAAGTGGTGGCCATCGGTGAAGGCGTGACCCACTTCGCGCTCGGCGATCGGGTTTGCGCCCTTATCGCCGGCGGTGGCTATGCGGAATACTGCACCGTGCATGAAAGCAATGCGTTGCCGGTGCCGGCGGGGCTGAGCCTGACCGAGGCCGCCGCGCTGCCGGAAACCTTCTTTACCGTCTGGGTCAACGTGTTCCAGCGCGGTCATCTCAAAGCCGGCGAAACCGTGTTGATCCATGGCGGCACCTCCGGTATCGGCACGGTCGCCACCATGCTGGCGAAGGCCTTCTGCGCCCAGGTGATCACCACCGTCGGCTCCGAAGAGAAACGTCAGGCCAGCCTGGCGCTGGGCGCCGACGTGGCGATTAATTACCGCAGCGAAGACTTTGTCGCACGCACCAAAGACGCCACCAACGGTAAAGGCGCCGACGTCATCGTCGACCTGATCGCCGGCGATTATGTCGCCAAAAACTATCAGGCCGCAGCGATGGAAGGCCGCATCGTACAAATCGGCACGCAAAACGGCGTGGTGAAAGAGCTCAATCTGATGCCGCTGCTGTTGAAACGCCTGACCCATACCGGGTCGACGCTACGCTCGCGCAGCGTGGCGGACAAAGCGCAGATTGCCGCCGATCTGCGCGAAAAGGTTTGGCCGCTGCTGGAGCGCGGCGTGCTGAAACCGCAAATTTTTAAAACCTTCCCGCTTGAGCAAGCCGCCGCCGCGCATACGCTGATGGAGTCCAGCGAGCACATCGGCAAGATCATGCTGACGTTCTGA
- a CDS encoding LysR family transcriptional regulator, translating to MDKLNAMKTFMRVAELGSLSAAARDLRLTQPAVSQQIAGLEQQLRAQLLFRSTRAVTLTDAGSSYYQRLKPILAAVDEAEESLHGQHHQLQGNLRIHAPTGFGQLHVTPLAIAFQQRHPNLAIELLLDDRRADVIGEGIDVALRFGELHAPGMVAKRLGELQRLLVASPAYLAKYGAPRSPAELAKHAHIRYSGLNDGDTLTLFGPHGPEMVAVRPTFRANNTLSLLAAIEAGAGIGGAQRPLIAEQLATGALVPVLPEYRYPPMALHAVYPALRFIPEKVRAWVAHLQQALTAIEGINGVNAPGQTPGA from the coding sequence ATGGATAAGCTGAACGCAATGAAAACCTTTATGCGGGTGGCGGAGCTGGGCAGCCTGTCGGCCGCCGCTCGCGATCTGCGTTTGACGCAGCCGGCGGTCAGTCAGCAAATCGCCGGCCTGGAGCAGCAACTCAGGGCACAACTGCTGTTTCGCAGCACCCGGGCGGTCACCCTGACCGATGCCGGCAGCAGTTATTATCAGCGCCTCAAACCGATTCTGGCGGCGGTCGACGAAGCGGAAGAATCGCTGCACGGCCAGCACCACCAGTTACAGGGCAATCTGCGCATTCATGCCCCGACCGGGTTCGGGCAGTTGCACGTCACGCCGCTGGCCATCGCTTTCCAGCAACGTCATCCGAACCTCGCCATCGAGCTGCTGCTGGACGATCGTCGCGCCGACGTGATCGGCGAAGGCATCGACGTGGCACTGCGTTTCGGTGAACTGCATGCGCCCGGCATGGTGGCTAAACGTTTGGGCGAGCTGCAACGCCTGCTGGTGGCGTCACCGGCCTACCTGGCCAAGTATGGCGCTCCACGTTCGCCGGCGGAGCTGGCTAAACATGCGCACATTCGTTACAGCGGTTTGAACGACGGCGATACGCTCACTCTGTTCGGGCCGCACGGCCCCGAGATGGTTGCAGTGCGGCCCACGTTCCGCGCCAACAATACGCTATCGCTGCTGGCCGCCATTGAGGCTGGAGCCGGTATCGGCGGCGCCCAACGGCCGTTAATCGCCGAGCAGCTGGCGACGGGGGCACTGGTGCCCGTTTTGCCGGAATACCGCTACCCGCCCATGGCGCTGCACGCGGTCTACCCCGCTTTACGTTTTATTCCGGAGAAAGTGCGCGCCTGGGTGGCGCATCTGCAGCAGGCGTTGACGGCGATCGAGGGAATTAACGGAGTGAATGCTCCCG
- a CDS encoding LysR substrate-binding domain-containing protein has product MMNERIPLHVLPTFAIAARLENLRATAQQVHLTHGAVSQQIQLLEQAVGYPLFERRGRGVRLNAAGKEMLAAVEPALQALQQGIARARRAATSQTLRISVLPSFAHYWLLPRLPAFHEACADIALDIDASLALQDLSQRGFDAAIRIGSGQWAGLQAQCIASGDVLPVASPDMAREWGAAFENGGEVPLLEHDVSPWRDWFNAQGRSLCGRQQALFNDAGLLIRAAEQGFGIALAKKLLVQDALDAGRLVALAAPCRLSDDDVYLVWPQTAGLTPAVTRLLQWLQQQLAAI; this is encoded by the coding sequence ATGATGAATGAACGCATTCCCCTGCATGTCTTGCCGACCTTTGCGATCGCCGCCAGGTTGGAAAATTTGCGCGCCACGGCGCAGCAGGTGCATTTGACGCACGGTGCGGTCAGCCAGCAAATTCAGTTGCTGGAGCAGGCGGTCGGCTATCCGCTGTTTGAACGGCGCGGGCGCGGCGTGCGCCTGAATGCGGCCGGGAAAGAGATGCTGGCGGCGGTGGAACCGGCGCTGCAGGCGCTGCAGCAGGGTATCGCCCGCGCCCGGCGTGCGGCGACAAGCCAGACGCTGCGCATCAGCGTGTTGCCGTCTTTTGCCCATTATTGGCTGTTGCCGCGTCTGCCGGCATTCCATGAAGCCTGCGCCGATATTGCGCTGGATATCGATGCGTCGCTGGCGCTGCAGGATCTGTCGCAGCGTGGGTTTGATGCGGCGATCCGCATCGGCAGCGGTCAGTGGGCGGGGCTGCAGGCGCAGTGTATTGCGTCGGGCGACGTGCTGCCTGTCGCCTCGCCGGATATGGCGCGAGAATGGGGGGCGGCGTTCGAGAACGGTGGCGAAGTTCCCTTGCTGGAACACGACGTCAGTCCCTGGCGCGATTGGTTTAATGCACAAGGGCGCTCGCTGTGCGGGCGGCAACAGGCGTTGTTCAACGATGCCGGATTGTTGATTCGCGCGGCGGAGCAAGGGTTTGGCATCGCGCTGGCGAAAAAGCTGCTGGTGCAGGATGCCCTCGACGCCGGGAGACTGGTGGCGTTGGCCGCGCCCTGTCGCCTGAGCGATGACGACGTTTATCTGGTGTGGCCGCAGACCGCCGGGCTGACGCCGGCGGTCACCCGCTTGCTGCAGTGGCTGCAGCAACAGTTGGCGGCGATTTAG
- the dsrB gene encoding protein DsrB yields MQVNDRVTVKTDGGPRREGVILAVEVFNEGTMYLVSLDDYPAGVWFFNEIDSRDGTFVEPCREHGQ; encoded by the coding sequence ATGCAAGTTAACGATCGAGTGACGGTAAAAACAGACGGCGGCCCGCGGCGTGAAGGCGTCATTCTGGCCGTAGAGGTGTTCAACGAAGGCACCATGTACCTGGTTTCTCTTGACGACTACCCGGCGGGCGTATGGTTTTTTAATGAGATCGACAGCCGTGACGGCACGTTTGTGGAGCCCTGTCGCGAGCATGGGCAGTAA
- a CDS encoding GNAT family N-acetyltransferase — protein sequence MPGHSPLQGRFCRLEPLNLERWGEALYQAYQSAEDDRDWTYLFWERPQSRADFQRYLQAQASSADRNTMVVIDQSNGRAVGSCAFLRIDPANGVAELGTINWSPLMKRSALGSEAIFLMLRHLFDDLGYRRCEWKCDSLNLPSRQAAERLGFRYEGTFRQAVVVKGRTRDTDWLSIVDGEWPARRAAFAAWLSPDNIGDDGRQERRLQAFQLG from the coding sequence ATGCCCGGGCACTCGCCACTGCAAGGGCGGTTTTGCCGCCTCGAACCGCTTAACCTCGAGCGCTGGGGGGAGGCGCTTTATCAGGCTTATCAATCCGCCGAGGACGATCGCGACTGGACTTATCTGTTCTGGGAACGGCCGCAGTCGCGCGCAGATTTCCAGCGTTATCTTCAGGCTCAGGCGTCCAGCGCTGACAGAAACACGATGGTAGTGATCGATCAGTCAAACGGGCGTGCGGTGGGAAGCTGCGCTTTTTTGCGCATCGATCCTGCCAACGGCGTGGCCGAACTGGGCACCATCAACTGGTCGCCGCTGATGAAGCGCAGCGCGCTGGGCAGCGAGGCGATTTTCCTGATGCTGCGGCATCTGTTCGACGATCTTGGCTACCGGCGATGCGAATGGAAATGCGATAGCCTCAATCTTCCTTCACGCCAGGCCGCCGAGCGCTTGGGTTTTCGCTATGAAGGCACCTTCCGCCAGGCCGTCGTCGTCAAAGGACGCACGCGCGACACCGACTGGCTGTCGATCGTCGACGGGGAATGGCCGGCGCGGCGCGCGGCGTTTGCCGCCTGGCTGTCGCCGGATAATATCGGCGATGACGGGCGGCAAGAACGGCGTTTGCAGGCCTTCCAACTCGGGTAA
- a CDS encoding pyridoxal phosphate-dependent decarboxylase family protein, translating to MHPRLQQDLAQFPQILDHTRQLAEDFLTGLQQRSVCPPLEHQQLQPGDDRLDENGEGALAALERFWQRYQAGISASAGPRYFGFVTGGGTPAAVAADWLVSVTDQNSLLSHDTIAATIELAAVTQLKSLLGLPETFSGSLVSGATMANFTGLAIGRQWLGQQHGVDIAQQGLAALGSIRVLSANPHSSSVKALSMLGIGREALTTIASLPDSEAMDMEALERQLAAGAGQPTLVLASAGTVNTVAFDDLPRLLTLRERYPFWLHVDAAFGGVAACSPLYAPRLEGWQHADSITVDAHKWLNVPYDSAIQFTRHLDLQMQVFQNHSAYLEAPTLRPDNYLHLTPENSRRFRALPLWLTLKAYGRSGIRDIVERNVRLAQALGAALAADDGFQLLAPVNLNVVCFALSHPQGDSEAARDRFLERLSRHGVVCCTPTRYNGQPGIRAALVNWMTEEQDIRLALDSLRHCLAETA from the coding sequence ATGCACCCACGTTTACAACAAGACCTCGCACAGTTTCCGCAGATCCTCGACCACACTCGCCAGTTGGCGGAAGATTTTCTGACCGGGCTGCAGCAACGCTCGGTCTGCCCGCCGCTCGAGCATCAGCAGCTGCAACCGGGCGACGATCGACTAGATGAAAACGGCGAAGGCGCCCTGGCGGCGCTGGAGCGCTTTTGGCAACGTTATCAGGCCGGCATTTCCGCCAGCGCCGGCCCGCGTTATTTCGGCTTCGTCACCGGCGGCGGCACCCCGGCGGCGGTCGCAGCGGACTGGCTGGTTAGCGTGACAGACCAAAATAGCCTACTCAGCCATGATACCATCGCAGCCACGATCGAGCTGGCGGCCGTGACACAGTTGAAATCCCTGTTGGGCCTGCCGGAAACGTTCAGCGGCAGCCTGGTCAGCGGCGCGACCATGGCCAATTTCACCGGGCTGGCCATTGGCCGGCAGTGGCTGGGACAACAGCACGGCGTAGATATCGCCCAACAAGGCCTGGCGGCGCTGGGTTCCATCCGGGTATTGTCGGCCAATCCACATTCCAGCAGCGTGAAGGCGCTCAGCATGCTCGGTATCGGCCGCGAGGCGCTGACGACCATCGCCAGCCTGCCGGACTCAGAAGCCATGGATATGGAAGCACTGGAACGGCAGCTCGCCGCCGGCGCCGGCCAGCCAACGTTGGTGCTGGCCAGCGCCGGTACGGTCAACACCGTCGCGTTCGACGACCTGCCGCGTCTGCTGACGCTGCGGGAACGTTATCCATTTTGGCTGCATGTCGATGCGGCATTTGGCGGCGTGGCGGCCTGCTCGCCGCTATACGCTCCAAGGCTTGAGGGCTGGCAGCATGCCGATTCCATCACTGTCGACGCACACAAATGGCTGAACGTGCCTTATGACAGCGCGATCCAATTTACCCGCCATTTGGATCTGCAAATGCAGGTATTTCAGAACCATTCGGCCTACCTGGAAGCACCGACATTGCGGCCAGACAACTATCTGCATCTGACGCCGGAGAATTCGCGCCGCTTCCGCGCCCTGCCGCTCTGGCTGACGCTGAAAGCCTATGGCCGCAGCGGCATACGGGATATCGTCGAGCGCAACGTCCGATTGGCGCAGGCGCTGGGGGCGGCGCTGGCAGCCGATGACGGTTTCCAGCTGCTGGCGCCGGTGAATTTGAACGTGGTCTGCTTCGCACTCAGCCATCCACAGGGCGACAGCGAGGCGGCGCGCGATCGCTTTCTCGAGCGCCTGAGCCGACACGGCGTGGTGTGCTGCACCCCTACGCGTTATAACGGTCAGCCGGGGATCCGAGCCGCACTGGTCAACTGGATGACGGAGGAACAGGACATCCGGCTGGCGTTGGACTCGCTGCGCCATTGCCTGGCGGAAACGGCCTAA
- a CDS encoding CoA transferase, producing MTPLIHTLLDEIWQSLGQRPAPADRLTVSGTGALPSAFPVTELATAAWSAAGLACAELLRREAANAPQVWVDQRLASLWFGWTLRPLGWTLPAAWDALAGDYATTDGWIRLHTNAPHHRRAVEQVLGSASDKGTLAERVLGWKKSELEEAVIEAGGCAAQMRSAAAWRQHIQGKSVALEPLIHASLQPEAPPPGWALPVARPLHGVRVLDLTRILAGPIATRFLAGLGADVLRIDPYGWDEPGVEHEVMLGKRSARLNLTNAHDRHTFEHLLRNTDVIVHGYRAGALEKLGYGAEERRALAPGLIDVCLNAYGWSGPWRTRRGFDSLVQMSCGLAEAGMVWRSASLPVPLPVQALDHATGYLMAAAVLTGMAQRLSRGTGYHARLSLARTAQLLLAHPCSADYRPEPLAPAGPADENPETELTYWGAAQRLRAPLSLQGTTLQWALPATTLGTAQPEWLRR from the coding sequence ATGACGCCTCTGATCCACACTCTGCTCGACGAAATTTGGCAAAGCCTGGGGCAGCGCCCCGCCCCCGCCGACCGGCTAACCGTAAGCGGCACCGGCGCATTGCCTTCGGCTTTTCCCGTAACCGAATTGGCTACCGCCGCCTGGAGCGCCGCCGGTTTGGCCTGCGCCGAGTTGCTTCGCCGCGAGGCAGCCAACGCGCCGCAGGTCTGGGTCGATCAACGCCTGGCCTCGCTCTGGTTCGGCTGGACGCTGCGTCCGCTGGGGTGGACGCTGCCTGCGGCCTGGGACGCGCTGGCCGGCGACTATGCGACGACGGATGGCTGGATACGCCTGCATACCAATGCGCCGCACCATCGGCGAGCGGTGGAGCAAGTGCTGGGTTCGGCATCGGATAAAGGCACGCTGGCGGAACGCGTGCTGGGCTGGAAAAAAAGCGAGCTGGAGGAAGCGGTGATCGAAGCCGGCGGCTGCGCGGCCCAAATGCGCTCGGCGGCCGCGTGGCGACAACATATTCAGGGCAAAAGCGTAGCGCTCGAACCGCTGATCCACGCCTCGCTGCAGCCGGAAGCGCCACCGCCGGGCTGGGCGCTTCCCGTCGCCCGGCCGCTGCACGGCGTACGGGTGCTGGATCTGACGCGCATTCTCGCCGGGCCGATCGCCACGCGTTTTCTTGCCGGTTTGGGTGCCGACGTGCTGCGCATCGATCCCTACGGTTGGGATGAGCCCGGCGTTGAACACGAAGTCATGCTGGGCAAGCGCAGCGCGCGCCTCAACCTGACCAATGCGCACGATCGCCATACGTTTGAACATCTGCTGAGAAACACCGACGTGATCGTGCACGGCTACCGTGCCGGTGCGCTGGAGAAGTTGGGTTATGGCGCGGAGGAAAGGCGCGCGCTGGCGCCGGGCCTGATAGACGTCTGCCTGAATGCCTACGGTTGGAGCGGGCCGTGGCGCACCCGGCGCGGTTTCGACAGCCTGGTACAGATGAGCTGCGGGTTGGCGGAAGCGGGCATGGTTTGGCGTAGCGCCAGTTTGCCGGTGCCGTTGCCGGTACAGGCTCTGGATCACGCCACCGGCTATTTGATGGCGGCGGCGGTGCTGACCGGTATGGCGCAGCGCCTGAGCCGCGGCACCGGCTACCACGCGCGGCTGTCGCTGGCGCGCACGGCGCAGCTGCTGCTGGCGCATCCCTGTTCGGCAGATTATCGGCCGGAACCGCTGGCGCCGGCCGGCCCCGCCGACGAGAACCCGGAAACGGAATTGACTTACTGGGGGGCCGCGCAACGCCTGCGCGCCCCGCTAAGCCTGCAGGGTACGACGCTGCAATGGGCGCTGCCGGCGACCACGCTCGGCACCGCGCAGCCGGAATGGCTACGCCGCTAA
- the rcsA gene encoding transcriptional regulator RcsA, which translates to MPTIIMDSCSYTRLGLTDYLTSHGVKKRHINAIEDIDSLHEKCSKLNPSLVFINEDCFIHEANATERIKRVISLHPDTLFFIFMAITNVHFDDYLYVRKNVIISSKSIKPETMNQLLSHYLERTSLRTEKSSLDQTPVTLSQTESNMLRMWMSGQGTIQISDQMQIKAKTVSSHKGNIKRKIKTHNKQIIYHVVRLTDTLTSGIFVNSR; encoded by the coding sequence ATGCCAACGATTATCATGGATTCATGCAGCTATACCAGATTGGGGTTAACCGACTATCTGACTTCGCATGGCGTGAAGAAGCGCCATATTAATGCCATCGAGGACATTGACAGCCTGCATGAAAAATGCAGCAAGTTGAATCCGAGCCTGGTGTTTATTAACGAGGACTGCTTCATCCACGAAGCAAACGCCACCGAGCGAATAAAACGGGTGATTTCACTGCACCCGGATACGTTATTCTTCATCTTCATGGCCATTACCAACGTACATTTCGACGATTATTTATATGTTCGCAAGAACGTCATCATATCGTCAAAATCCATCAAGCCAGAGACTATGAATCAGCTACTTAGCCACTATCTCGAGAGAACGTCCCTCCGTACGGAGAAATCCTCTCTGGATCAAACGCCGGTAACGCTGAGCCAGACTGAATCAAACATGTTACGCATGTGGATGTCCGGTCAAGGCACCATCCAGATATCAGACCAGATGCAAATAAAGGCCAAAACGGTCTCTTCCCACAAGGGAAACATCAAGCGGAAAATAAAAACGCACAACAAGCAGATCATTTATCACGTTGTTCGTTTGACCGATACATTGACCAGTGGAATATTCGTCAATAGCCGCTGA
- the cspE gene encoding transcription antiterminator/RNA stability regulator CspE codes for MSNMIKGQVKWFNEAKGFGFITPADGSKDVFVHFSAIQDQGFKTLAEGQNVQFSIENGAKGPSAANVTAI; via the coding sequence ATGTCTAACATGATCAAAGGTCAAGTGAAGTGGTTCAACGAAGCTAAAGGTTTTGGTTTCATCACCCCAGCAGACGGCAGCAAAGACGTATTCGTACACTTCTCTGCTATCCAGGATCAAGGCTTCAAGACCCTGGCTGAAGGCCAGAACGTACAGTTCTCTATCGAGAATGGTGCGAAAGGTCCATCTGCGGCTAACGTTACCGCTATCTAA
- a CDS encoding MgtC family protein, whose translation MAMTPFVLNLLLAMCLGAVIGAERQWRQRMAGLRTNALVATGAAVFILSSMSTDPASAGRVAAQIVSGIGFLGAGVIMREGLNIRGLNTAATLWCSAGIGVLCGLGQHWDAVVATLVILCANILLREAAQRINLQPHQQATDLELCYRIQVTCGEQDEILVRTLILQALNGVALRLQSLRSADIASPGQLEVCAEITATPAAQKEIEGIVCRVSLEKSVSAVRWRVASELPV comes from the coding sequence ATGGCTATGACTCCTTTCGTTTTAAATTTATTGCTGGCGATGTGCCTGGGCGCGGTGATTGGCGCCGAGCGCCAGTGGCGCCAACGCATGGCCGGCCTGCGCACCAATGCGCTGGTGGCGACCGGTGCGGCGGTCTTCATTCTCAGCTCTATGTCCACCGATCCGGCCAGCGCCGGCCGGGTGGCCGCGCAGATCGTCTCGGGTATCGGCTTCCTCGGCGCCGGCGTAATCATGCGTGAAGGGCTGAACATTCGCGGCCTCAACACCGCCGCCACGCTGTGGTGTTCGGCGGGGATCGGCGTCCTGTGCGGCCTGGGCCAGCATTGGGATGCGGTGGTCGCCACGCTGGTGATCCTGTGCGCCAATATCCTGCTGCGCGAGGCCGCGCAGCGCATCAACCTGCAGCCGCACCAGCAGGCGACCGATCTGGAACTGTGCTATCGCATTCAGGTGACCTGCGGCGAGCAGGATGAAATTCTGGTGCGCACCCTGATTCTGCAGGCGCTGAACGGCGTCGCCTTGCGGCTGCAATCCTTGCGCAGCGCCGATATTGCCAGCCCGGGGCAATTGGAAGTGTGCGCGGAAATTACCGCTACGCCGGCCGCGCAAAAAGAAATTGAGGGTATTGTTTGCCGCGTCAGTCTGGAAAAAAGCGTGAGTGCCGTGCGTTGGCGCGTCGCGTCCGAATTACCGGTCTGA